The following DNA comes from Thermoanaerobaculum aquaticum.
GCTGAACACGGGAAATTGAAAGGAAAAGCTAGGGCAGGGCTCGCGGAGGCTTGAGGTAGCGGGCCAAAAAAGCGTAAATGTCCTTGCGGATCTTGAAGGCTTCGGGTGTGTCCAGGCGGTCGAAGCTGTGGCCTCCGGGAGCGTCCTGGAAAATCCTGTACTGGAAGTCCTTGCCCGCAGCTTTGAGAGCCTGAATGAGGTGTTCCACTTCGATGACGTTTACGTCTTCATCGTTGGTGTTGGTGTGAATGAGCAGGGGAACGGCCAGCTTTTCCACATGCCAAACGGGCGAACGGCGCTTGTATTCGGCGATGTCCTGGCGCACGGTTTTGCCCACGTGGTATTCGGCGGAAAAGAGGTCCTCGTAGTCCTTGTCGTGGTAGCCCAAGCGCATGATGAGGTCAGAAACGGGAACGCCTGCGTAGACACAGCGGTAGTCCTTGGGGTGGTTGAAGGCCAGCATGAGCACGATGAGCCCGCCGTGGCTCCAGCCCACAAGCCCCACGCGCTCACGGTCAATGAAATCGAAGGTTGCCAGGGCCCAATCCTTGGCCGCTTGAGCGTCGTCCACCTCCCGGCCGCCGTAGTCAATGAGCTGGTAAAAGCCCTTCCCGTAGCCGGTAGAGCCCCGGTACTCAGGGGCCACCACCACGTAACCCTGCTGCACGAGCTCGCGCACGATGTGATAGCTGTAGTTGGAATCAAAGCGGGCGTGGACGCCGCCATGGGGGAAAACCAGCATGGGCAGCTTTTCGTTGGGTTTGCGATCCCTGGGTATGAACGTGTAGGTGAAAAACTTTACCGGGTTGGTGGCGCCGGGAGCCGTGGGGTTTTTGGGGTTGGCATCGGGGGGACCCGTAATTCGCCATTTGTCCACTAGGGCAATGTCTCCCACCCGGTGATACCAGGCGATGTCGTCAATGGCCCGCTCGAGCTCGTCCAAGCGGTGCTCCAGGTCCTGTTGGTTTTGCAGGATTTGGCTGAGCTGCGTGCTTGCGGGCGAACTAGCTTCCTGAGCCCCAACCGCAAAGGAAATCAAGCAAAGTACCGCGGCTGTTGCCGCAAAGCCCCGCATGAGAGACATAACACCTCCCCGGCGATGCACGCCAGGGTAGTTTACGCTCCTGTCCGATGCGGGTTTGGGACCTGCCCGCTGGACGCCGGGACAGGCGCTTACTCAGGAAACCGGCGGACCAGGTTAAACCCCAGGCGGAGGTCTTTCACCCGGGACCTGCCGGGAAAGTCCGAGCCCACCCAGAGGTCGGTGGTGGTGGCCCGGGAGTTACCCACGTAAAAGGTGAAGCTGTGGCCCCCCACGCCTTTGGTTAACCCCAGAGTCCAGGCGAGCTTAGCGCCTTCGGTTTGCGGGTTGGGTGGAATCAGCTCTCCCTCCACCCGAAACCGGCGTGGCAGGTGCCAAACCCAAGCAAAGCCCACGTTGCCGGCCCGTCGGAGAGTGGGGGTATCGGTGACAAAGGTGGGCACCAGCGCCAGCTCCCACTGCGGGTGGGGGCGGAGGGCAATCACCGCCTGGGCAAAGCCGCTCCACCGGGGGTTAAGGCCAAAACCGCCGCGGTAGTCACCTCCGGCCCGCACCGCGAGGCCCCACGGCCGTCCTTCGCGAAAGGGCAAAAGCACCAGCTTGCCGGCCAGCTCCACCTCCTTCAAAAAGGAGGAGCGGTAAAGCTCCACCTGGGCACCCGAGCCCAGGCCCAGGGCCACGCCGATCCCTATATCGGCTGCCGAGTCCAGGCCGAAGAGCTCCTCCCCTCCGCCGTCTTGCACGGTTTGGGTAAAGCGGTGAGTGAAGATCACCTCCAGGGTGGAGGGTCCCACGGTGGCCAGCGTGGGAAGGTTCAGGAGCCGGGAATCCAGTGGATGCCCGAGGTCTTGAGCTACTACCAAGCGGGAGAGCAGCAAGAACGCAAAAACCCAACGCATAGCGTGCCTTTCAGTCCCGGGGTGCGCCCCGGCGCACCCAGTCCACTACGAGCTGCCGTGCCTCGGCGGAAATGCTGCCTTCGGCGGGCATGGGGGACCCCACGATGTCGGGGTCCCCCCGGATCTTTTTCACCAGGTACGAGCTTTCGGGATCGAAGGGCGCCACCCGCAGCAGCTCCGGCCTCTGGGTGGAGGGGCGGTTCACCACGTTGGCGTAAGCTCCTGCTGGTTCCAGGTTGAGCCCGGCTTGCGGGGCCTGGCCGGCGTGGCAGCCGGAGCGGGCGCAGGAGGGTACGAAGACCTCGCCTAAAACGCGCGTAAACGTGGCGTTAGGGTCCGGGGGTGAGCCATCGGGCCCGGTGGGCAGGTTTTTCTTTTCCCCGCATCCGGCAACGAAGAAAACCAGGAGGATCCATGCAAACCGAGCGGTCATGGCGTCAGTTGTTGGGAGCGCCCGCTTCGATCCAGCCTTTCACCCTGTCAATTTCGCTTTGGGAAAGGTACGGCCCACCCTGGGGCATACGCGCTCCGGAAATCCCCACACCCCGGATCTTACGGTAAAGATAGCTGTTGTCGGGGTCTCCGGGTTTAATCCGCATGAGGCTGGGCATTTCGGTGGAAGGTACGTTGACCGTGGAGCCGTAGGTTTGCCCGGGGCTTAAGTCCAGGCCCTGGGTGGGCGGGTGGCAGCCGCTGCACCTGGGGGTGAAGATGTCGGTTTGCAGCTGGCTGAGCGTAATACCGCTGGCCTGCACCGTGACCTGTCGGCTGGCTTGCGCTTGTCCCCCCTTGCCGTCGGAGACGGTAACTGTGGCGGTGTAGGTGCCGGCGGTGGCGTAGGCGTGGGACACAGAAAGGGAGTTGGTGCTGTCGGTGACCCCGTCGCCGAAATTCCACACCACCGTGAGCGTGTCCCCATCGGGATCGCTGGCGGTGGCGGTGAAGCTCACGTTTTGCCCCACCTGTACGGTGATGTCGCTTGCGGGGCTGGTGATGGTCACGGTGGGTGGGTTATTGCCCGGTGCTGGCGGGTTCACGAACTCCTCGGGGGCGGTTTGCGCCGGCTGGTACAGGCCATCATCGGTGATGTTGTCCACCACCGAGCTGTAAAGGAAAACCGGGGAAGAAGCGGCAAAGGCCACGGTGAAGTTGTTGTCGCTGCAGGCTGCCGAAGGCACGTAGCCGTTGCCGTCGCCGCAGGCCAGAAGATCGTTGCTCCACGGCTGGAGGGTCACGGTCTTGCTCCCGGCGGTGGTGCCATCGGGGCGCACCACCCGAACCTGCAAGGTGACGGCTTGCGGGGAAGGGTTAAACCAGCCAAAGTTGGTGCGCCAGCCGCTGCCGGTGGTTTTGGCCTGATGGCGGTTGTAGGGCAAAACGCCGCGGCTGAGAGCTTCGGAAACCGCAAGACCCTGGGCAAACTGGCCAAAGGTGCCCCCGGAAGGCCGCTGGTCGTTGAAGATGTTCACCGCCACGGCAATCTTGGCCGGGGAGTAAAAGCGCACTGCTCCCCGTCCGGAAGCGGCAAAGAGCTCGCTCACCAGGTTGTTAAACACCGCTGTGCCCCGAGCCGGAACCGCAAAGCGCTGCACCTTGGCTGGTGCCGAGCGCGCCTCGCGGCTGGATGGGTACCACTCGGCCCAAACTTCCGCTTCCGCATCGCTAAAGTTGGTGACCGTGCCGGCGGTGCGGAAGAGGGAAGGGGGCAAGCCGGGCACATCGGCCGCCACCGGAACGTGAATCACGCTTTCCCCGGTGGTGAGCTGCCCGCGCACCGCCCCGCCCGGAAAATCGGCGGTGTGCACGTTCACGTAAAAGCCTTCGGGGTTCGTCCGGATTCCCCCGGCCAACGTGGCCGAAAGGCTCACCGCGCCCACCGCCACTCCGTTGTTGAAGGTGGGAGAAAGGCTCAGCACGATGCTGCCGGCTTCTCCTGCCTTGC
Coding sequences within:
- a CDS encoding CHRD domain-containing protein, with amino-acid sequence MLKACRVVLVLFLFAASSWGQVFTGSLLGTRPQSSGDAASSGVFLVELTGNTVTYAIFYFGSQSPTAAHIHQGSAGQTGSIVVDLAPSFVALGGGFVATGTVTAAPDVASAIRANPAGYYVNVHTSAFPGGAARAQLASEASGVEHWVTTLSGARERPTVGDPDGNGVALVVPRSDQALYYLRVSNTQPPTAAHIHRGKAGEAGSIVLSLSPTFNNGVAVGAVSLSATLAGGIRTNPEGFYVNVHTADFPGGAVRGQLTTGESVIHVPVAADVPGLPPSLFRTAGTVTNFSDAEAEVWAEWYPSSREARSAPAKVQRFAVPARGTAVFNNLVSELFAASGRGAVRFYSPAKIAVAVNIFNDQRPSGGTFGQFAQGLAVSEALSRGVLPYNRHQAKTTGSGWRTNFGWFNPSPQAVTLQVRVVRPDGTTAGSKTVTLQPWSNDLLACGDGNGYVPSAACSDNNFTVAFAASSPVFLYSSVVDNITDDGLYQPAQTAPEEFVNPPAPGNNPPTVTITSPASDITVQVGQNVSFTATASDPDGDTLTVVWNFGDGVTDSTNSLSVSHAYATAGTYTATVTVSDGKGGQAQASRQVTVQASGITLSQLQTDIFTPRCSGCHPPTQGLDLSPGQTYGSTVNVPSTEMPSLMRIKPGDPDNSYLYRKIRGVGISGARMPQGGPYLSQSEIDRVKGWIEAGAPNN
- a CDS encoding alpha/beta hydrolase family protein — translated: MSLMRGFAATAAVLCLISFAVGAQEASSPASTQLSQILQNQQDLEHRLDELERAIDDIAWYHRVGDIALVDKWRITGPPDANPKNPTAPGATNPVKFFTYTFIPRDRKPNEKLPMLVFPHGGVHARFDSNYSYHIVRELVQQGYVVVAPEYRGSTGYGKGFYQLIDYGGREVDDAQAAKDWALATFDFIDRERVGLVGWSHGGLIVLMLAFNHPKDYRCVYAGVPVSDLIMRLGYHDKDYEDLFSAEYHVGKTVRQDIAEYKRRSPVWHVEKLAVPLLIHTNTNDEDVNVIEVEHLIQALKAAGKDFQYRIFQDAPGGHSFDRLDTPEAFKIRKDIYAFLARYLKPPRALP
- a CDS encoding DUF5777 family beta-barrel protein, translating into MRWVFAFLLLSRLVVAQDLGHPLDSRLLNLPTLATVGPSTLEVIFTHRFTQTVQDGGGEELFGLDSAADIGIGVALGLGSGAQVELYRSSFLKEVELAGKLVLLPFREGRPWGLAVRAGGDYRGGFGLNPRWSGFAQAVIALRPHPQWELALVPTFVTDTPTLRRAGNVGFAWVWHLPRRFRVEGELIPPNPQTEGAKLAWTLGLTKGVGGHSFTFYVGNSRATTTDLWVGSDFPGRSRVKDLRLGFNLVRRFPE